The nucleotide window GCCGCAGCCATGCCTCAGAGCCAGACCATATAGCAAATGAGCAGTCCCGTCGTCAGATTGGCAAGCATTGCGTAATCTTCGAGCTGATTCCTCGAGTTTCCCACGATTTCTCATCTGTATAGCCAAGTTGATTTGATTGCTGGAGTTAGAAGGTGTATTGGGTCCTGCTGTAAAATACAGTGGGCGCTCTACAGTTCTCCCGTTGGAGAATTTCAGGCTATTTCCACTTTGGTGCCTAGAATGAGGCGGAGTTTGGAACGATGATACAGGAAAAGCAGGTCTTCTGCTATCCAGTGACAATTTTCGTCTGGGCTTGCTCGAAGCATTCTGACCGTTATATTTCTGTGTAGGAGTAAGGTCAACCGTCGATGGAGTTGTCTTGTGGAAATCTGACAACGAACGAAAATGGTGTGCTTTTCGTGTAACCAAATGAGAAGATTTGCGTGGTGTAGATGGCTCGAACTGCAGTACGGGGTTAGCTGGGAAGATGAAGTTTCTTAAGTATTGCGGACGCTTCTTTGGTGAACTTTCTACTGACGATCGTACACTTTGCTCAAAGCTATTTCTGGACTCAACTGACGTTTTGGACTTTGTCGATTTTGGcgatttgaacaagttcttgaaggagAATGATGACTTCTTCCTGTGTGCTTTGTAAGGTGGAGTTGGTTGTTTGGAGATATCCATGAGAAATGATTTATCCATCACAGGAGAAGGCGTAGTCACGTAGGCCTCTTGTGATCCCTCCAACCCCTTTGAACTCAAATTAAGTGATAGATCGCTATCTGCGGAGGACTGAGTTTTGGGTTTGGATAGTTGGCCTACGTCGACAAATGATGTCTTCGTACTATTACCACTGCCATTTTGGTACAATCTACCGCTCCGTTGAGGTGTCTTATCTCCAGTAAGTTCGCGCGGTTCCGATGAGGTGATAATAGGCTGTAATCCATTGCTTCTTTTAGATCTCGTGTCTTTAACAAATAATAGAGGATACTGATTGATGAGTTTAGTATTTTCAAAtcgaaaattttcaaaatttaCAACATTTAATGGAGTCTGCTCATGTAGGACTTGCTGCTCGTTCGCACTATGTGAGGTGTGTGAGATCTCGTCATCAGTAGGGCCATTGAAATCCGAGTCTGTATCTTCCTCGGCGAGGTACGAGTATCGGGATTTGGCTGCATAATGTTGCTCAACAGTTGAACTTGAGTGATTGCCTCTCAGGTTTAAACTTTGTAAAGATAACTCTTTAACCTTATGATCCATATCCCGAGAAGCTGAAAGCCCTTTGGTTCTCAATGACGGAAATTTCGATGCAGGCATGCATATTATTGGTCCACTGTATTGCTTAATCTCCAAATTTCTgctcttttcttcctcctccttCAGGGCCTGCTGCAGCAgagcttcatcttcagcaTTTAACTCCAGTTTATCCAGTAGTCTCTCATTTGTTTGTACTGTCTCGAAGGATATCATACTTCGGTTCGTTCCCATATACTGTTGATTTCGcgattcttcttgaaaggtATTTATACTTTCACTATCGTCATAGGTGGTGGGATCTGGGAAATAGTCGCTCTGATTTCGTAACTCATCTAGTGGCGATGGTCTACCCCAGTCGGTGTTCATCATTTTCCGGCTTCGTAAGGGCACAAACTGTCAACCGACAGTACTTCTCTCAGAGTATATTACTCAGAAGCTCACAGAGTAACTGGCAACTCAAGAATTTGTATAGAATTAAAATAACACGAATCGAGATCTTGCACGCGTTCGCGTGGCTGCCTGTGAAATCTGGCAAAGCGCGTCGATGCAGGGCCTTCCATCGTTGTGGATGACGGTCCTTTGCAAGTATCGATGGTATTGCAGATTAAGAGATCAAAGTGGTCTTAGGCTTGACTGTGCTGTTTGTGAGTTCCTCTTATCCACGGATTTATATAGGGAACAAGGTAATTCATTAAAAATTTCACATTTTCATTATATAAGAATCATTTTAATATTTCCAATCCATCAGAACCGATTATAATTAAGCGGTTCTGTTTTCCATCTTGCCGGCGACAAATTCGAGGTAGTGACAGCCAAATACCGACCAATGAAAGTTGATCACTGTGTACAGATGGCGATACACGTTGTCGAACTCTTCCATCTCTATCCCATGAAACATATTGCTGTTGCTATCAGAGGAGGATACGGTGGTTACCGGTTCTCGCGAGTCTGTGAATGAGGATATGCCGGCGGCACTGCCCTTCAAGGACTGAGGCTGCAAACTGATTGGATTTTGCACTCCCTGATGCATTGGAGTCATCATAGATTCTGCATGGCTTGTGGATGTGGCACTCGGCATGGCAGAACTGCTAGTATTGCTAGCGTTGATGTTACTGCACAGATGAATGAAATCGTGTTTCACTCTCCCATCCATTGTGCAACCGgatctcttgaaaatactctcttccaaagattTAAAGACTCTGTTCTCAAGGACACCATAGACCTCGCTTAGGGGCTGAGTTTGTCTGGACAGCCAAGATTTGGCGAAATCGATCTTAGTAGTATCCAGTGTGGGGGTTGACGGTAAACCGGCGATACCCTGTGCTTCGTCACTCAAAGTCCTCGAGTATTCAGCTTTCAAGTCATTAATCACTTTGCAGAGATGTATAGCGATCGACATTGTGTTCTTCGTCCATCTGCAATTTCCGTGATCATCTGTAATTATACTTACTATCTCGGTTTTCAACCTCTTCGTGGTGTATGAAGTAGTGATGTAGTCCTTTGTGGGCTTACCAATACTGGTATCATTGGCCACCAATTGCTTGAAAAGTAAGCGACATATTAGTAGGCAAACGATCTGGCGTATATCTGCTCTCAACAGTATTAATCTGGCATGATCAAAGGACAATGAAGTGGGGTATTCACGAACCATCTTACGGCATGACAATAAGCTTGTGACACCCCTGACGCACACTTTGTAAACATCCTGCGGTGATACTTTACCCTTGGGAAGTAAGCCTACTGtatcactttcatcaaattttttaTCAAACCAAACCAAggaagatttcaaattgatccTGTTAGAAGTCATTAGAGATTGAAAGTATtgtttttcaaattctacTGAATTACTCAGTAGTGCAGTCCTCAAAACTCTGATTTGATGGTTTGCAATATCTAGTTTCATTGCTTCCAATATTTGGAATACTAGTCTTAACCCGTCAATTAACTTCGACAATGAGGATTCCTTCTCGGCGTCCTTAAATTTACCACTCATCTTATCTACCCAAGCGTCTCTCATTGGAGCACAATGATGCTTGAACAGTTGAGCTAGCCATTCGGATAAATTCGACATGATAAGTGAGCCCTTCAACAATTCCTGTACGTTGAGTTCAGTATCCAAGATATTATTTATCACGTGCGCCTCTCTTTGAGGTACGATGGTTAATAGAACCTCTCTAAGGGTATCAAAAAGTGGTACCAGCCTTGTATTGTCATAGTGGAAGACATCAGGTCTTTGAGAATAGACGTAAATTTCATTCTCCACATCATTCCAGTATTTGTCAGCCAGCTGTCTTTTCTTAATACCCCTTTCACCATCCAAATTGGGTCTAAACTGTAAAAGAGGGTCAAATATAATATCATGCCTTAATTGAGGATTCTTGACGATCTCTTGTaaatcaatctctttcaaacaCTGTAGGTTTATCGGTGGTGCAGGAATAGGAGCCGTTTGTGACGTGATGAAGGttattctttcttgtaaGGTCAAATCCTGATATTTAGGGGTTGTCGACTGGTTCTGGCATAGAAGAATAGCTTTACGCAAAGAGGATTGATTCCTTATTTGATCAGTAGATCTTTGTGCAGCCGATGATGCGCTAGAGCTTCCTAAGTTCTTTTCGTCTTTGTCCTCTTTTATACTCGCGGAGTTCTTATAAGTAGTGATGGGTTCCCCTGAGATGATGCAATGAGTGGTGTTATTATGATTATTAAAGTTTGATCTCAAtagtttcttcttcttgacgCCTGCGTTATTGAACATTGAATTGTTTTGGTGTTGGTGATAGTGATAATGAGCATGATTGTTACAGTTAGtcaatcttctcaaagacGAATGCGAAATGGTTGGAACAGAATGCGATCTAAATTTTCCCTTGTTCAGATACTTGAACGAGGATGCAGTCGAAGCCGTTATAGGGTTCAAATTAGACGGTTGCCTATAGGAATTACCAATCTTACTCTTAACCAAGGGCTGTGCCCTTAAAAACTGTCCCGTCTTTGAATCAAActgtttgaaaagattccCCTCTGTATCTGGGTTCATATAAGGGTTATTATGCGGTGTGATAGTACCACCACTAATACTCGTAGAAGACCCAGCTTCAATATATTCTTTACGAGACAACCTTCCATCGGGCAAGATGGCACAGTTTTCGTCTAGTTCATCCATCAcagtatcttcatcatcaggCCTTAGCAAAGGACCGGAATGTTTCTTACTATTGCTCCTACTCCTATCCATATCGACGTCCAAGTCTTCACTATCCGTGTGAACTTTAGTCATACcagcagatgaagatacaGACTGGGATTGTTTTGTATTAGCTGTCGATTGTGTAGTAGAGGCCGAACTTGGAGTGCTATTAGTTGTTGTCTTTGCGCTCGGTGGCGGGGAAGTCGAAGTGGCGGTGGCTGCTGCTGATGCGCTTGTGGTACTGGTGTGCGTTCTGGGCTGTTCCATCTACACTCTTACTGCCGTATTGGCCAGCTGGGGTTTTAATTATTTGAAATTAACCAATTCAGGGTTCAGCAACGAGCTAAATGATCGTTCGTATGACTCGTCCTTGTGTGGTTCTTGTCTGACAAATTGCAATCTGAAATGGAATGAAATGGCAGCTTTCCGGGAATTCCTAAAATTCTGTTGTGGGAAAGAAAATCCAAatggaaaaaaaaaaaaagaatTAGTAGAGAAGAGAGAGAGGCAaagaagtagaagaatAAGTACTCCAGACGCTTAGAATGAACAACAAATAGCTTCTCAAGAGTGAAGTCTTTATTAACTGTGTTTCAACTATTTTGTTGCAGGGATTTTCTCGGTGAAATGTTGCAACCGTTATTTTATCCGAGTTTCCTTGTTCCAGTTTTCTATTTTCTCCGAAAAATCGGTTCCTTTTTCCCCTTTCTTTACGACAGTAAGAAAAAGTGAGAAAGGCTTGTTGTGTAGAAATCAAGAGTTGAGTCGTGGACGTCAAAGACGAAAGCGACCAATTTCGACGTGTGAGAGGGGAGATTTTTATAATCTTGTATTTCTTGAGATTATGTAGTAAATTTCAATATGCGTATATGACTCGTCCAGTCAGCTGCAGGCGAATACTTTGTCTCCTCTTATTTACTTTGAATCGTACATACTCAAGGATTGAAAAGTAACTGATGTAACGACAAAACATAAAATCTACCTTTAAAGTAAATATACGTGTCATGTGAGACAGAGGTCTCGACCGTTGACATCAGTGGCAGTAATATAACAATAGTAGTAGTAGTAGTAATAGTAGAAGACTTAGTTTAACCCATTATCATTAAAAGATAAAAAATTTAAATAATATACAACATAATAAAAAGAGTTATCATACAACTTTCTTTCCTTGTTCCCCAAgttgaattttttttattaatttGTTTAACCACCGAAACCATACAAGGTTCTACCTTGTCTCTTCAAGGCATAGACAACATCCAAAGAAGTAACGGTCTTTCTCTTGGCGTGTTCCGTGTAAGTAACAGCATCTCTGATGACGGACTCAAGGAAAGTCTTTAGAACAGCTCTGACTTCTTCGTAAATCAAACCGGATATACGCTTGACACCACCTCTTCTAGCCAATCTTCTGATAGCTGGCTTAGTGATACCTTGAATGTTATCTCTAAGAATCTTTCTGTGACGCTTGGCACCACCTTTTCCTAGACCTTTACCACCTTTACCTCTACCGGACATTTTTTAATTTAAGTTGTTTGTATTGTTCTTATTGACAAGAGGCAGAGAAAGTTATGCTTGTAATACAACACTCCCCATTTATATATTTCCAGGATATCCCTCAAATTCGTCGCTGCAAATATCCATACTGAGCGAGTACCGTAACGTTCCTCCTTTTTCCCACCAGGAAAGCGATGCGAAACTTCTGGTCCGGTTTTATTATGTGTCGTCGCGAAATTTTTGGAACGAATTTAACTTGGAACGTTCTCAAAATTTCGCCGTTTCACCATAGTTAAGTCGTTCCCAGAGTTTCGCACGTTTCACTCCGGCGAAAGTGAGATAGTTGGCCATGGCCCAAATGGCCGCAGTTTCGTCGTGTGGGTTGGCAGCAGGTGGAGAGACCGCAAAAATGTGATCGCTGAGACGATATATAAATGGGGgtcattttcttgatatgatttttgatttctttctctctaCTTTATGTATTAACCCAAATAAATAAAGCATTTTACAATGGCAAGAACCAAGCAAACAGCAAGAAAGTCTACTGGTGGTAAAGCACCAAGAAAGCAACTGGCCTCTAAGGCTGCCAGAAAATCCGCCCCATCTACCGGTGGTGTCAAGAAGCCTCACAGATATAAGCCAGGTACTGTTGCTTTGAGGGAAATCagaagatttcaaaaatctaCTGAGCTTTTGATCAGAAAATTGCCTTTCCAAAGATT belongs to Torulaspora delbrueckii CBS 1146 chromosome 4, complete genome and includes:
- the SOK1 gene encoding Sok1p (similar to Saccharomyces cerevisiae SOK1 (YDR006C); ancestral locus Anc_3.195) translates to MEQPRTHTSTTSASAAATATSTSPPPSAKTTTNSTPSSASTTQSTANTKQSQSVSSSAGMTKVHTDSEDLDVDMDRSRSNSKKHSGPLLRPDDEDTVMDELDENCAILPDGRLSRKEYIEAGSSTSISGGTITPHNNPYMNPDTEGNLFKQFDSKTGQFLRAQPLVKSKIGNSYRQPSNLNPITASTASSFKYLNKGKFRSHSVPTISHSSLRRLTNCNNHAHYHYHQHQNNSMFNNAGVKKKKLLRSNFNNHNNTTHCIISGEPITTYKNSASIKEDKDEKNLGSSSASSAAQRSTDQIRNQSSLRKAILLCQNQSTTPKYQDLTLQERITFITSQTAPIPAPPINLQCLKEIDLQEIVKNPQLRHDIIFDPLLQFRPNLDGERGIKKRQLADKYWNDVENEIYVYSQRPDVFHYDNTRLVPLFDTLREVLLTIVPQREAHVINNILDTELNVQELLKGSLIMSNLSEWLAQLFKHHCAPMRDAWVDKMSGKFKDAEKESSLSKLIDGLRLVFQILEAMKLDIANHQIRVLRTALLSNSVEFEKQYFQSLMTSNRINLKSSLVWFDKKFDESDTVGLLPKGKVSPQDVYKVCVRGVTSLLSCRKMVREYPTSLSFDHARLILLRADIRQIVCLLICRLLFKQLVANDTSIGKPTKDYITTSYTTKRLKTEIVSIITDDHGNCRWTKNTMSIAIHLCKVINDLKAEYSRTLSDEAQGIAGLPSTPTLDTTKIDFAKSWLSRQTQPLSEVYGVLENRVFKSLEESIFKRSGCTMDGRVKHDFIHLCSNINASNTSSSAMPSATSTSHAESMMTPMHQGVQNPISLQPQSLKGSAAGISSFTDSREPVTTVSSSDSNSNMFHGIEMEEFDNVYRHLYTVINFHWSVFGCHYLEFVAGKMENRTA
- the DSF2 gene encoding Dsf2p (similar to Saccharomyces cerevisiae DSF2 (YBR007C); ancestral locus Anc_3.196) codes for the protein MMNTDWGRPSPLDELRNQSDYFPDPTTYDDSESINTFQEESRNQQYMGTNRSMISFETVQTNERLLDKLELNAEDEALLQQALKEEEEKSRNLEIKQYSGPIICMPASKFPSLRTKGLSASRDMDHKVKELSLQSLNLRGNHSSSTVEQHYAAKSRYSYLAEEDTDSDFNGPTDDEISHTSHSANEQQVLHEQTPLNVVNFENFRFENTKLINQYPLLFVKDTRSKRSNGLQPIITSSEPRELTGDKTPQRSGRLYQNGSGNSTKTSFVDVGQLSKPKTQSSADSDLSLNLSSKGLEGSQEAYVTTPSPVMDKSFLMDISKQPTPPYKAHRKKSSFSFKNLFKSPKSTKSKTSVESRNSFEQSVRSSVESSPKKRPQYLRNFIFPANPVLQFEPSTPRKSSHLVTRKAHHFRSLSDFHKTTPSTVDLTPTQKYNGQNASSKPRRKLSLDSRRPAFPVSSFQTPPHSRHQSGNSLKFSNGRTVERPLYFTAGPNTPSNSSNQINLAIQMRNRGKLEESARRLRNACQSDDGTAHLLYGLALRHGCGVPKDYKESLHYIKVATGVKSEPEEVFNITVDPFGIEENGSLPQVVPEPMAPALYECGMAYLKGYGVENPDEQKGLKYLEKAAALGHIDSMCLSATIWSKKSAVRKKDVARAAAWFRLAEKRGANLIGSDWIHKDKYMKKAHR
- the HHT1 gene encoding histone H3 (similar to Saccharomyces cerevisiae HHT1 (YBR010W); ancestral locus Anc_3.193), producing the protein MARTKQTARKSTGGKAPRKQLASKAARKSAPSTGGVKKPHRYKPGTVALREIRRFQKSTELLIRKLPFQRLVREIAQDFKTDLRFQSSAIGALQESVEAYLVSLFEDTNLAAIHAKRVTIQKKDIKLARRLRGERS
- the HHF1 gene encoding histone H4 (similar to Saccharomyces cerevisiae HHF1 (YBR009C); ancestral locus Anc_3.194) yields the protein MSGRGKGGKGLGKGGAKRHRKILRDNIQGITKPAIRRLARRGGVKRISGLIYEEVRAVLKTFLESVIRDAVTYTEHAKRKTVTSLDVVYALKRQGRTLYGFGG